One window from the genome of Cucumis melo cultivar AY chromosome 12, USDA_Cmelo_AY_1.0, whole genome shotgun sequence encodes:
- the LOC103493906 gene encoding squamosa promoter-binding-like protein 12, which yields MESWNYGSQGKGFLSDEMNSSTNSPLRSKYSLLGWEFKNPCSFGDNMLLTSGAQHVENQSFGELEFPQMVGKQLPDDSVSDVLNTKTDGGRNLNLVLPTSHPHHGEEESTSKLSGSIVDSNNRDSSLIDLKLGRFIDQGDAHSSKYSKRAAISSSTESSTSHKKMRSQGVNFQTAFCQVYGCNKDLSSSKDYHKRHKVCEVHSKTAKVIVNGIEQRFCQQCSRFHLLVEFDDGKRSCRKRLAGHNERRRKPQVSFHSGRAQRLLQPYNGIGDGRFQEKTLTATSFICKDILSSGLYYPEKLGENDWCKRIKVEGKSDYNSISATSLSNRHLNVKSPLLPYDFEVQLPPFQENGTSTAPTVNMLSETTCQYSHNVGGPHIDTHPLFHQTTLSSEEFGVYDAASTIQGLSGIPDSGCALSLLSSQSQSASNHPSIVHIPRAFIMSESQSNYSMSELSEKLMGVSPQASSTGITSKFASGMGEAQMGPIPTCESSDRTVTFQIPGRVLHRSGLANPKANISYERTPTIDLLQLSSQLQRVEHQRHSMQDSA from the exons ATGGAGTCCTGGAATTATGGTTCTCAAGGGAAGGGATTTCTGTCTGATGAGATGAATTCATCTACTAATTCACCACTGAGAAGTAAATATTCTTTGTTGGGTTGGGAATTCAAGAACCCATGTAGTTTTGGGGACAACATGCTTCTTACAAGTGGTGCTCAGCATGTGGAGAATCAGAGCTTTGGGGAACTGGAATTTCCCCAAATGGTTGGAAAACAATTACCTGATGATTCTGTCAGTGATGTCTTGAATACTAAAACTGATGGAGGGAGAAACTTGAATCTGGTTCTTCCCACCTCTCATCCACATCATGGAGAAGAAGAGTCCACTTCGAAACTCTCTGGCTCCATTGTAGACTCTAACAATCGAGATTCATCTCTTATTGATTTGAAGCTAGGCAGATTCATTGATCAAGGGGATGCTCACAGTTCCAAATACTCCAAGAGAGCTGCAATTTCATCTTCCACTGAATCATCAACTTCTCATAAGAAAATGCGATCTCAAGGTGTGAATTTCCAGACTGCGTTTTGCCAAGTCTATGGTTGTAACAAAGATCTCAGCTCCTCTAAAGACTACCACAAGAGGCATAAAGTTTGTGAGGTTCATTCAAAGACTGCCAAAGTTATTGTGAATGGCATAGAACAGAGGTTTTGTCAGCAATGCAGCAG GTTTCATTTGCTTGTTGAATTTGATGATGGTAAACGCAGCTGTCGAAAACGGCTTGCAGGCCATAATGAACGAAGAAGAAAGCCTCAAGTCAGTTTTCACTCAGGAAGGGCACAGAGGTTGCTTCAGCCTTATAATG GTATTGGAGACGGCAGATTTCAGGAGAAAACGTTGACTGCAACTTCATTTATCTGCAAAGATATACTGTCCAGTGGTCTGTATTATCCAGAGAAGCTTGGAGAAAACGATTGGTGTAAGCGTATAAAAGTTGAGGGCAAGAGTGATTATAATTCTATATCTGCAACTTCACTGAGCAACAGGCATTTGAATGTGAAATCTCCCTTGCTTCCCTATGATTTTGAAGTACAGCTTCCTCCTTTCCAAGAAAATGGAACTAGTACAGCACCTACAGTAAACATGTTAAGTGAGACAACTTGCCAATATTCACATAATGTGGGAGGTCCCCATATTGATACACATCCTTTGTTCCACCAAACTACCTTATCAAGCGAAGAATTTGGAGTTTATGATGCAGCATCAACCATCCAAGGACTTTCTGGAATTCCAGACTCTGGTTGTGCTCTCTCTCTTCTGTCATCTCAATCACAAAGTGCATCGAACCATCCATCCATAGTTCACATTCCTCGTGCTTTCATCATGTCCGAGAGTCAATCGAATTATAGCATGAGCGAACTCTCCGAAAAGCTCATGGGAGTGAGCCCACAGGCTTCTTCAACTGGGATTACGAGTAAATTTGCCTCGGGGATGGGTGAAGCTCAAATGGGTCCCATACCGACGTGTGAAAGTAGTGATCGTACTGTCACCTTTCAGATTCCTGGTAGGGTTCTTCATAGATCAGGTTTGGCAAATCCTAAAGCTAACATTTCCTATGAACGCACTCCAACTATTGACTTGCTACAACTTTCATCACAACTCCAGCGAGTGGAACATCAGAGGCACTCCATGCAg GACTCAGCATAG